One genomic segment of Methylocystis sp. SC2 includes these proteins:
- the rsmD gene encoding 16S rRNA (guanine(966)-N(2))-methyltransferase RsmD codes for MRIVGGALRGRALSGPRSQAIRPTSERLRESVFDILAHRFGDPVTGAHVVDLFAGAGALGLEAVSRGAARALFVDDGAEARALLRANIEALGLGGVTRIFRRDATKLGAAPPGEQFSLAFLDPPYGKDLATPALAALLDGGWLAPGAFVVIEESAKAQIDLPPKLLREDERRYGDTQFVFARYSH; via the coding sequence ATGCGCATCGTTGGCGGCGCCCTGCGCGGTCGCGCGCTTTCGGGACCACGTTCGCAGGCGATTCGACCGACCTCCGAACGGCTGCGCGAATCGGTTTTCGACATTCTCGCGCATCGCTTCGGCGATCCGGTAACGGGCGCGCATGTCGTCGATCTCTTCGCCGGCGCCGGCGCGCTGGGGCTTGAGGCCGTGTCGCGCGGCGCGGCGCGGGCGCTTTTCGTCGATGACGGCGCCGAGGCGCGCGCGCTGCTGCGCGCCAATATCGAAGCGCTGGGACTTGGCGGCGTGACGCGCATTTTTCGCCGGGACGCCACCAAGCTCGGCGCCGCGCCGCCGGGCGAGCAATTTTCGCTCGCCTTTCTCGATCCGCCCTATGGCAAGGATCTCGCGACGCCGGCGCTCGCGGCGCTCCTCGACGGCGGCTGGCTGGCGCCGGGCGCTTTCGTCGTCATCGAGGAGAGCGCAAAGGCGCAAATCGACCTGCCGCCGAAATTGCTGCGCGAAGACGAACGCCGCTACGGCGACACGCAATTCGTCTTCGCGCGCTATTCTCATTAG
- a CDS encoding pseudouridine synthase: MTEKNRNTRAGSAGGDRPLRRPAKKTPAAHAAREDARPAKPRFDKPRLEKPRFDKPAARDSESARGKRPVKSPAKSLDKSPAKQRVAAPAPAPREGAFEGDRIAKVMARAGVCSRRDAERWIAEGRVAVNGRVQTSPAFNVRDSDKLTIDGAPMQARERTRLFLFHKPAGYVTTARDEEGRATVFSFLEERHPDLPRLVSVGRLDINTEGLLLLTNDGGLARTLELPATGWTRRYRVRAHGAIDQAQLDSLSDGVTIDGVHYAPIEARLEREQGANVWIAMNLTEGKNREIKRVMAHLGLDVTRLIRVSYGPFQLGDLAEGAVEEVRLKTLREQLGKSLAELAGVDFAAPLREKAPAEQQEIRARAEKRPRKHVSTLRKEQDERRDAGPRARVTRGAVADRKGRAVAVERVTPTRRRDEAAAPSRNARRFDAMRADAGPRPPKARSERPSRDSAPRGERFPREDGRRRDERAAPERRPAPRFDEQRGARPATRATRERGAEGRDEHPRNTQRFEKRHDGRASGQRNYRTANRDDAGFDRRPPRRDGDEARRDARGAGATRQERPRTFDKRPARGGERDFSAGDRAPRERKFDQPRSGGDARPSRSGGPSRAPHKGPRSGPDKGPAGGRGAPRNGPPKGGPPKGPRKGPPKGPFKGPRKPRGA, encoded by the coding sequence ATGACCGAAAAGAACCGAAATACCCGCGCCGGCTCCGCCGGCGGCGATCGGCCCTTGCGCCGGCCCGCCAAGAAGACGCCGGCCGCGCATGCCGCGCGCGAAGATGCGAGGCCTGCAAAGCCGCGCTTCGACAAACCGCGCCTTGAGAAACCTCGCTTCGACAAACCCGCCGCGCGCGACTCCGAAAGCGCGCGCGGCAAGCGCCCTGTCAAATCCCCCGCCAAGTCCCTCGACAAGTCCCCCGCCAAGCAGCGCGTCGCCGCGCCTGCGCCCGCGCCCCGCGAAGGCGCCTTCGAAGGCGATCGCATCGCCAAGGTTATGGCGCGCGCCGGAGTCTGTTCGCGTCGCGACGCGGAGCGCTGGATCGCGGAAGGCCGCGTCGCCGTCAACGGCCGCGTGCAAACGAGTCCCGCCTTCAATGTGCGCGACAGCGACAAGCTCACGATCGACGGCGCGCCGATGCAGGCGCGCGAGCGCACGCGACTCTTTCTGTTCCACAAGCCGGCCGGCTATGTCACCACCGCGCGCGACGAGGAAGGCCGCGCCACGGTGTTCTCATTTCTAGAGGAACGCCATCCGGACCTGCCGCGGCTCGTCAGCGTCGGCCGGCTCGACATCAATACCGAAGGGCTGCTGCTGCTCACCAATGACGGCGGGCTCGCGCGCACGCTCGAACTGCCCGCGACCGGTTGGACGCGGCGCTATCGCGTGCGGGCGCATGGCGCGATCGATCAGGCGCAGCTCGATTCATTGAGCGACGGCGTGACGATCGACGGCGTCCACTATGCGCCGATCGAGGCGCGGCTCGAACGCGAACAAGGCGCCAACGTCTGGATCGCGATGAATCTCACCGAAGGCAAGAACCGCGAGATCAAGCGCGTCATGGCGCATCTCGGGCTCGACGTGACGCGGCTCATTCGCGTGTCATACGGACCTTTCCAGCTGGGCGATCTCGCGGAAGGCGCCGTCGAAGAAGTGCGATTGAAAACGCTGCGCGAGCAATTGGGCAAATCGCTTGCCGAACTCGCCGGCGTCGATTTCGCCGCGCCGCTGCGCGAGAAGGCGCCGGCGGAGCAGCAGGAGATTCGTGCGCGCGCCGAGAAGCGGCCGCGCAAACATGTCTCCACGCTGCGCAAAGAGCAGGACGAGCGACGCGACGCGGGACCCCGGGCGCGCGTGACGCGCGGCGCGGTCGCCGATCGCAAGGGCCGCGCCGTCGCCGTCGAACGGGTGACTCCGACGCGGCGGCGCGACGAGGCGGCGGCGCCTTCGCGCAACGCCCGGCGCTTCGACGCGATGCGCGCCGACGCCGGGCCGCGTCCGCCGAAGGCGCGATCGGAACGTCCCTCGCGCGACAGCGCGCCGCGCGGCGAGCGTTTCCCGCGCGAGGACGGACGCCGCCGCGACGAGCGCGCCGCGCCCGAGCGGCGCCCTGCGCCGCGCTTCGACGAACAGCGCGGGGCGCGTCCAGCGACGCGAGCGACGCGCGAGCGGGGAGCCGAGGGACGCGACGAACACCCGCGCAACACGCAGAGATTCGAGAAGCGGCACGACGGCCGCGCGAGCGGTCAGAGAAATTACCGCACGGCCAATCGCGATGACGCGGGTTTCGACAGGCGTCCGCCGCGACGCGACGGCGACGAGGCGCGACGGGATGCGCGCGGAGCCGGCGCGACGCGCCAGGAGCGGCCGCGGACATTCGACAAGCGCCCGGCCCGCGGCGGCGAGCGCGACTTTTCGGCTGGCGACCGCGCGCCCCGCGAGCGCAAATTCGATCAGCCCCGCTCGGGCGGAGACGCGCGGCCCTCGCGCAGCGGCGGACCGTCTCGTGCTCCGCACAAAGGTCCACGCAGCGGGCCAGACAAAGGTCCCGCGGGCGGTCGGGGCGCGCCGCGCAACGGACCGCCCAAAGGGGGGCCCCCTAAGGGACCGCGCAAAGGACCACCCAAGGGACCCTTCAAGGGACCACGCAAGCCGCGCGGCGCATAG
- a CDS encoding nucleoside deaminase — protein MNGTDLFAAAFEQARAAAAAGEVPVGAALVRNGEIIAAAGNRTLRDRDPTAHAEMLAIRQACAAIGSERLVDCDLYVTLEPCAMCAAAISFARIRRLYYAASDPKGGAVEHGPRFFAQPTCHHRPEVYGGIRESEAAQLLRDFFQARR, from the coding sequence ATGAATGGCACCGACCTTTTCGCCGCCGCCTTCGAGCAGGCGCGGGCTGCGGCGGCGGCGGGCGAAGTTCCGGTCGGCGCGGCGCTTGTGCGCAATGGCGAAATCATCGCCGCCGCCGGCAACCGCACGCTGCGCGATCGCGATCCGACGGCGCATGCCGAAATGCTTGCGATTCGCCAGGCCTGCGCCGCGATCGGCTCGGAGCGCCTCGTTGACTGCGACCTCTATGTGACGCTCGAGCCCTGCGCCATGTGCGCGGCGGCGATTTCCTTCGCGCGCATCCGGCGGCTCTATTATGCGGCAAGCGATCCGAAGGGCGGCGCCGTCGAGCACGGGCCGCGGTTTTTCGCGCAGCCGACCTGCCATCATCGGCCTGAAGTCTATGGCGGCATTCGCGAAAGCGAGGCGGCGCAGCTGCTTCGCGACTTCTTTCAGGCGCGGCGGTGA
- a CDS encoding patatin-like phospholipase family protein, translating into MSLYRGKTVALALGGGGARGLAHICVLEALDELGVRPVAIAGASIGAIVGAAYAAGFSGAELRAHTQAILKNRIGLARRLLHARARGRKRLLSRVAHPLLFDGERFLQAFWPHGMPERFEELGIPLQVVATDFRRRIEAVFATGPLRPAVAGSMAIPGVVRAAASDHGYFVDGGLVNPLPYDHLWGLADIVIAVDVSGNFGVETGKGPPSAFETMIVASQIMMNAISSRMIAERPPDVLIRPEVHQYLALDLFKASRIFAAGDACRDTLRQGLAQAALRLEAHRRA; encoded by the coding sequence ATGAGCCTCTATCGCGGCAAGACCGTCGCGCTCGCCCTTGGGGGCGGGGGCGCGCGCGGACTTGCGCATATCTGCGTGCTTGAAGCGCTGGATGAGCTGGGCGTGCGGCCGGTGGCCATCGCCGGCGCCTCGATCGGGGCCATCGTTGGCGCCGCCTATGCCGCGGGCTTCTCGGGCGCGGAGCTGCGCGCCCACACTCAGGCCATCCTCAAGAACCGCATCGGACTCGCGCGCCGGCTGCTTCATGCGCGGGCGCGCGGGCGAAAGCGGCTGCTGTCGCGCGTGGCGCATCCGCTGCTGTTTGACGGCGAGCGCTTTCTTCAGGCCTTTTGGCCGCATGGCATGCCGGAGCGTTTCGAAGAGCTGGGCATTCCGCTGCAGGTCGTCGCCACCGATTTTCGCCGTCGCATCGAGGCGGTTTTCGCGACGGGACCACTGCGTCCCGCCGTCGCTGGGTCGATGGCGATACCGGGCGTGGTGCGCGCCGCCGCAAGCGATCACGGCTATTTCGTCGACGGCGGCTTGGTCAATCCGCTCCCCTATGATCATCTGTGGGGGCTCGCGGATATCGTCATCGCCGTCGACGTCTCCGGCAATTTCGGCGTCGAGACCGGCAAGGGCCCGCCGTCCGCCTTCGAGACGATGATCGTCGCCAGCCAAATCATGATGAACGCGATCAGCTCGCGCATGATCGCCGAGCGGCCGCCCGACGTCCTGATACGGCCTGAAGTGCATCAATATCTCGCGCTCGACCTCTTCAAGGCGTCGCGCATTTTCGCCGCCGGCGACGCCTGCCGCGACACGCTGCGCCAGGGACTGGCGCAGGCGGCGCTGCGCTTAGAAGCTCACCGCCGCGCCTGA
- a CDS encoding alpha/beta fold hydrolase, whose translation MSDSADFFPGFASHWIDAPAGKIFARVHGEGPPVVLLHGFGETHVAWRKIAPALAKRFSVVAMDLRGYGWSAVPAGEKGENYSKREMAADVVAVMESLGHVRFALVGHDRGARVGQRLALDQPGRVDRLALVNIAPIDDDFGAGDLQRVGRARFLAAEAPKPEELIGLDPIGFLDDALINGTKAKSLDVFGADALAAYRQAFNDPARIHAFCEDFRAGAAIDREQLAADKAEGKKLVTPTLIISGEATFPANGPSLVAAWREWGDDIAEARIESGLYPAEEAPAETLAALEKFL comes from the coding sequence ATGTCCGATTCCGCAGATTTTTTTCCTGGATTCGCTTCGCATTGGATCGATGCGCCGGCAGGAAAGATATTCGCCCGCGTCCACGGCGAGGGCCCGCCCGTGGTTCTGTTGCACGGGTTCGGCGAGACGCATGTCGCCTGGCGCAAGATCGCGCCGGCGCTCGCCAAACGCTTCAGCGTCGTCGCGATGGACCTTCGCGGCTATGGCTGGTCGGCGGTTCCGGCGGGCGAGAAGGGTGAGAATTATAGCAAGCGGGAAATGGCCGCCGACGTCGTGGCGGTCATGGAGTCGCTCGGCCATGTGCGCTTCGCCCTCGTCGGGCACGATAGAGGCGCGCGCGTCGGCCAGCGCCTCGCGCTCGATCAGCCTGGCCGAGTGGATCGACTTGCGCTCGTCAACATTGCGCCGATCGACGATGATTTCGGCGCCGGAGATCTGCAGCGCGTCGGACGCGCGCGCTTCCTCGCCGCCGAGGCGCCGAAGCCCGAGGAGCTGATCGGCCTCGATCCGATCGGCTTTCTCGATGATGCGCTGATAAACGGAACGAAGGCGAAGTCGCTTGACGTGTTTGGAGCGGATGCGCTCGCCGCCTATCGCCAGGCCTTCAACGACCCGGCGCGCATTCACGCCTTTTGCGAGGATTTTCGCGCCGGCGCCGCCATCGATCGCGAGCAGCTTGCGGCCGACAAGGCCGAGGGCAAGAAACTCGTGACGCCGACGCTGATCATCTCAGGCGAGGCGACATTCCCGGCGAACGGCCCTTCGCTGGTCGCGGCATGGCGTGAATGGGGCGACGATATCGCCGAGGCGCGCATCGAGTCCGGCCTTTATCCGGCGGAGGAGGCGCCGGCGGAGACGCTTGCCGCGCTGGAGAAATTCCTATGA